In the Commensalibacter nepenthis genome, GCGGGCATAGAAAGCGTTGTATCCAGCTCTAGGATCGCATCAATATCAATATGTTTCTCTGCAATATCTGCTAAATGATTTAAATGAAGCTCAAGATTTTGATGTTCTTCAGCTTGGATTAACCCCAAATGCCGTGCAGGTAAATGGAGTGTTGGATCACGAGGGATCGAACCAAGAACGGGGATATGAATCCGTTTAAAAGCAGCCTCGGTGCTGGCGTGATGTCTGGGGGAGGCAACATTATTGAGAATAACGCCTTTGACTTGAATATTGGGATTGATAGTGGCAAAACCATAGGCAATCGCAGCCGCAGATTGTGCTTGCCCAGAAATATCCATTACTAAAATAACAGGGAGTTGATAGCGTTCTGCAAGGTCAGCCCCGCATCCTCTGTGACCGTCTTTGGTTTCAATACCATCAAAAAATCCCATAGAGGACTCGATAATCGTAAGGTCAGAGCCTTGTAATGTGGTGGCTAATAAATTATCCAATAAAGGAACAGGCATTGCCCAGCTATCAAGGTTAAAAGAAATTGCGTTGGTGGCAACCCTGTGAAAAGCAGGATCAATATAATCAGGTCCAGATTTTGCAGCACGGACGTTGATGTTTCTGCGTTTTAATGCAGTCAGTAATCCCAAGGTAATTGTGGTTTTTCCACTGGCAGATTTTGGGGCAGCGATAATGAACCCCTTTGCGTTTTGCTCAGAATGCGTCATAGTTTGCTTTGAAGGGAATATGAATGAATCAAGAAAATCAACCATTACGGTATGGATGGTCAACAGGGGCTTGTGCAACGGCTGCTGCCAAAGCGGCTTATCTTGCTATATATAATGGTTTTTTCTTGGATTGTGTAGAGATTACCTTACCCTCAGGGAAAAAAGTTTCATTTTCTTTATTCAAAACCCAAATGATTGATAAAAATTGTGCGATTGCTTCGGTTATTAAAGATGCTGGCGATGATCCAGATGTGACGCATGGTGCTGAAATATGGGTACAAATAAAACGATTAGGAAAAGGTCAAGGAATTCTTTTCAAAGCAGGCAAAGGGGTGGGAACAGTTACGAAACCAGGTTTGCCTTTGGCGGTGGGTGAGCCTGCGATTAACCCTGTGCCACGCCAGATGATTGTGAGTGCCTTATCTGAAGTTTACGATGATCCTCATGTTGAGGTGACTGTTGGTGTAACGAATGGTGAAGCAATCGCATTAAAAACAATGAATCCTCGGTTGGGCATTTTGGGTGGACTATCGATTTTAGGGACAACAGGGATTGTTGTGCCTTTTTCATGTGCAGCATGGATTGCGAGTATCCATCGTGGAATTGATGTGGCGCGGGCTGCACGTTTGGATCATCTGATTGCTTCAACGGGTAATGTTTCAGAGGTTGCAGCCCAAAAGATTTATAATCTGCCTGATAGCGCGTTAATAGAGATGGGAGATTTCGCTGGAGGTGTTTTAAAATATATTAAAACCCATTCAGTCAAAAAATTAACGCTGGCGGGAGGGGTTGCAAAAATGACGAAACTTGCTCAAGGGCATTTGGATTTACACTCCAAACGTTCTTCTGTGGATATAGAGTTGTTGGCTGAATGGGTGGCACAGCTTGGTGCACGCCAAGAAATGGTTGAACAAGTTAAGAACGCCAACACAACAGCTGAGGTTTTTTCTTTGTGTCAGGAGCAAATTCCTTTAGGTGACTTTATTGCCCAAAAAGCATTGCAGATCACAAAACAAGCACTTGATCCTGTATTGATTGAAATTGAAATATTGCTATTTGATCGGCAAGGTAAAGCGCAAGGTAAGGCTATTGGGTAATGAATATTTGATTTAAGCTAAGTAATATAGAGCGGTTTGATGGTGTCTGAGAGCGTCGCATTATCGCTTTCATCTTTTAGACGAACGCCACTGATTTGCTTGATAAAGCTTTGCTCTAATAACCATGCCAGTTTAAATGCAGCCAGATCGTGTCTCAATCCTTCTGGACGAACATTTGAAATACAATTACGATCGGCATCATTGCGTGTATTATCTGGCTGCCATGTCATGTAAATACCAAGGCTGTCTGCGGAGGATAATCCAGGACGTTCACCAATGAGCATAGTGATGGATTTTGCACGTAAAAGAGTACCAATTTGATCGCCAAGTGCCACTCTGGCTTGATGTGCAAGCACAATGGGTCCTAGTTGAATATTGAATTTCTTTAAATAAGGCAGTAATGCGCGAATAACGCCTACAGCCTGACGATCAACTGCATAAGAAGATAACCCATCCCCAATAATAATAATTAAATCAGAAGGGTTTTGATAGGCTTGTTCTAGCTTCTCAATACTTTCTTGGTTTAATTTTCGTCCCAGATCAGGACGGCGTAAATATTCTTCTCGATCTTTTACACAACTATGGACGGTAAGCGTTGATAAGCCCATAGCCTGTAATTCATCTTGTATTTTGTTACTATTAAAAGGTTGATGCACAGCATCTCTTGCTTGTGCATGAGATAGTGAAAAATTTAAAGTTTCTTTGGTTGGTAAACTGACCCCATTACGCCCCAATGCAATGCGTGCTTTGGTGAATTGTTTTAAAAATAACCAATTATCAGGAAGGGTCATGTTTATTCTCCTGCAGGTAAAGAAGCGAGTAAAGGATGATTAGAATTTGCAGCTTGTAATTGCCCCATTTTATCGGTGATATGCATTTTTTCTAACCATTCACCAAATTCAGGTGCATGTTTAAGGTTGAATAAACGACGAAGATATAATGCATCATGAAAAGAAGTGCTTTGATAATTTAACATAATATCATCAGCACCAGGAACACTAATAATAAACGGAATATTTGCAGCTCCTAATAGAGTAAGCAATGTATCCATATCATCTTGATCTGTTTGTGCATGATTTGTATAGCAAATATCACATCCCAAAGGTAACCCGAGCAACTTTCCACAGAAATGATCTTCCAAACCAGCTCTAATAATTTGTTTTCCGTCATATAAATATTCTGGTCCAATAAATCCAACCACGGTATTGACGAGTAAAGGGGTGTAATGTCTTGCCACAGCATACGCTCTGGCTTCACAGGTTTGTTGATCGATCCCATGATGTGCATCGGCAGATAAACAGCTACCCTGCCCAGTTTCGAAATACATGACATTTTTTCCAACGGTGCCTCTATTTAAAGAAAGTGCAGCATCATAAGATTCTTGTAAGATATTCAGATTAATTCCAAAGCTAGTATTGGCTTTTTCTGTGCCTGCAATCGATTGAAAGACTAAATCAACAGGAATATTTTTTTCTATCAGCTGAATAGTATTGGTAACATGTGTGAGTACGCAGGATTGTGTAGGAATCTCAAATCGTTGAATGACTTCATCCAACATTTGGTTAATTTTTCCAAGGATTGGTAAGCTATCACTTGCAGGATTAATGCCAATAACAGCGTCTCCACTGCCATAGAGCAATCCATCCAGCATGCCCGCAGCAATTTCTTGCAAATCGTCAGTCGGACTATTGGGTTGTAATCGGGTGCTAAGATGTCCCGGCAGTCCTATGGTATTTCGGAATTTTGTGACGACATGACATTTTCTTGCGGCAATAATAAGGTCTTGATTACGCATTAATTTACTGACTGCTGCTGCCATTTCAGGGGTAATAGCAGGGCTTGCAGATGTAATCATTTCTGGTGTGGTTGTGTCGTCTAAGATCCAATTACGAAAATCACCCACTGTTAAATGGCTAATAGGCTGAAACTTATCTTTGTCATGACTATCAACGATAAGACGTGTGACTTCATCTTGTTCATAAGGGATTAACTGATCTTCTAAAAATGTTTTAAGAGAAATATCAGCTAGAGCCATTTTTGCAGCAGCACGTTCTTCATCACAACTTGCAGCAACACCCGCCAACACATCACCTGATCGTAAAGGAGAGGCTTTGGCTAGTACTGTTTTTAAATCTTCAAAAACCCAAGTTTGATTGGCTAAAATTGTTTTATACATAATTTTACCTGCTGAATGTTGCTAAGTATTGACTGAGTTTTATTGGTTCATTTTATTTCTGGATGATCGCGTTGCTAGAAAATAAAGATATCCTATACCCATAAACCCAACAAAACATCCTGCCAGTTCAAGATTATAGAGTGCCATTGTAATCAAGCATAAAACAGACATTATCATCGCAAAAAGTGGTGCAAAAGGATATAAAATTGCTTTAAAAGGTCGATGAAGGTTTGGTTCACTATGGCGTAATTTAAACAAGGATGCCATTGAAATAATATACATTAATAATGCGCCAAATGCAGCTACAGTCATAATACTTGCTGTTAAAGGTTGATTGGCAATAATAATCAGAGAGTCTGAAAAAATAGCACCAATGCCAACAAAACCACCTGCTAAAATAGCGATATATGGGGTATGGGTATATTTATTTACTTTTGCTAAAAATATTGGTAAATAGCCATCGCGTGCTAAAGAAAAGATTTGTCGGGAATATCCCATAATAATACCGTGCAAAGAGGCAATTAATCCAAAAAGCCCTAGCCAAACTAAGATATTTAACCATATGCTTTGAGCTCCAACAACAGCCTTCATTGCTTGTGGTAGCGGATCATTAATATTAGCTAATAAACGCCAATCGCCTTTTGCACCGCCTGCGAATAACATAATGAATAAAGCAAGTACAGTAACCGTAATAATGCCAGCGCCTAATGCTTTTGGAATTGTGCGTTGTGGGTCTTTGGCTTCTTCCGCTGCCATAGATGCCCCCTCAATGGCTAAGAAAAACCAAATTGCAAAAGGAGTGGCTGCCAGCATTCCTTCAATCGTGGAAAAATGAAATTGGTTTTGTCCACCCCATCCGTTATTGGCAAAATGATCCCACGAAAAGGTTGGCGCAACGATAACCATAAATAGAATTAACGCAAAAATAGCAAGTAATGTCACAATTAATTCAAAGGTTGCGGCAATATGAACACCAATAATATTCAACCCCATAAAGAGTAAAAAGGCCGTACAAGCGATCAGTTTGGTATTAATATAAGGAAATTGAACATTAATATATGCTCCAATTGCCATTGCAATCGCAGGAGGCGCAAAAACAAACTCGATTAATGTTGCAAACCCAGCAAAAAATCCTATTGTCGGTCCGAAAGCACGTAATGCATAAGCAAAAGGTCCTCCTGCGTGGGGAATAGCCGTACTTAATTCTGTTAAACTGAAAATAAAACAGCAATACATTAACGCAATTAAAAGAACGACAATTAAAAATCCTAATGTTCCAGCAGAGGCCCAACCATAGCTCCACCCAAAAAAAGATCCTGAAATAACCAGACCAACCGCAATTCCCCAAAGATGAAAACCGCTTAATGTCTGTTTAAGAGCTGTGTTTGATGACATAAGCAACCCTTTAGTATAAAATAATATTGAAATGAAAAAAACCTATAAAAACAGTAATTAAATTATAAATATAAAGCAAATAAAAAAATTAATAGGATATATTTATTAAATATTTGAAATATTGAATTATAAAATTTTGTTTTAAATCATTTTATTAGTGATAAATGTTTAATTTTTTCTTTTTCTGTAACTTTGTATAAAATTTTTTAAATAATCTGTATCGTCTATTTTAAGATCTTATTTTAAACCGTCTTTGATACTCAACATTATAGAGTGCGCTTTCGGTTGCTTGTTGATCGTGCAGGGCGGGACCAACCATAATCAAAGTCGTGCGTTCAACGGGTTGTTGGTTGAATTGTTCGATAATTGTGCCAAGGGTTCCTTTTAAAATTTGTTCATTTTCCCAAGTGACTCTGGCTGCAATAATAACAGGGCAGTCTTCTCCATAGAACGGGGCAAGGCGTCCAACGATCTCGTCTAAGCGATGAATAGCTAAATGTAAAACCAATGTGCAGCCTGTCTTTGCAAAAGTTTCTAGTTTTTCGTTTTCTGGCATAGAGGATGCACGTCCAGAAATACGGGTAAGGACAATTGATTGTGCAATTTCTGGAATAGTCAGTTCTTTTTCTATGAGGGCAGCGGCGGCGGCAAATGCAGGTACGCCAGGCGTTAACGTATAAGGAATATGATGTTTTATTAAACGCCGAATTTGTTCGGATACAGCACTGTAAACGGATAAATCTCCTGAATGAAGACGGGCAATATCTTTGCCTGCTTGATGGGCTTTGACATATTCTGCTTCGATTTGATTGAGATTTAAAGGTGCAGTGTCAATTAATGTTGCATCAGGTGGACAAAAATCCAGCATTTCTTTGGGAACAATAGAGCCTGCATATAAACAAATTGGACATTCAGAGAGGAGTTTATGTCCTCGTAATGTTAATAAATCCACAGCCCCAGGGCCAGCACCAATAAAATGAACAGTCATAAAGGGTCTCCTTTGATCGCTATGGAAAAACTTATTTTGTTATAAATCATTTTAGGAATCAGTAAACGTCCATTTTTATGAATAAGTGCCAGCGCACATGCTTCCGCTACGGCACCAAGACCCGTATGGTGATAGGTTGTTTCGGAATAACTATTACATTGAGGTTGTAAACGCAGCATTATTTCATGGGGAATAAAATGAACAGGAATAATTGATAGTTTTTTCAGATCAATCGCATTTTGATCTTGTTGTTTAAACGCAGGAAACGCGATATCGGTTGCATAATATTGATATTTTTGTAAAAGCATTTCCAATGTTTGGATAAGCTCTAACCCAGATGTTTTTTTTGAAAACCCCATACCAATGACGACCGGTTGCAAAAAGGTACAGGCGACTATTTGGTTATTGGAAATATCTTTTTGCATTTGTTTAAATCTTAAGACACAATAAATTCAGTATATTTTAAAAAGATACTTATTTTAAAGTGATCCATTTCTTATCGGTTCGGTTAAATTGATTGGGTAGTTATTGGTATTTTTATTGTTTCTGCACGACATATTGTGTAATAGCTCGGGCAGGTTTAAAGCCGTGATATTGCCCCAAAGTTTCGTAATATTCAACGGATAGTCGTGTTATTTGCCCGCCCCGTTGTTGTTGTGCTTTGAACAATAAATAATCTCCTTCAGCAGTCACAGAGTTGATGACCAACCTTCCCAGTGGACATAGTGCGTTCCAGACTGTTTCTAATAAATTTGGGGATGTTAATCCGCCAC is a window encoding:
- a CDS encoding cobalamin biosynthesis protein, with translation MQKDISNNQIVACTFLQPVVIGMGFSKKTSGLELIQTLEMLLQKYQYYATDIAFPAFKQQDQNAIDLKKLSIIPVHFIPHEIMLRLQPQCNSYSETTYHHTGLGAVAEACALALIHKNGRLLIPKMIYNKISFSIAIKGDPL
- a CDS encoding cobyrinate a,c-diamide synthase encodes the protein MTHSEQNAKGFIIAAPKSASGKTTITLGLLTALKRRNINVRAAKSGPDYIDPAFHRVATNAISFNLDSWAMPVPLLDNLLATTLQGSDLTIIESSMGFFDGIETKDGHRGCGADLAERYQLPVILVMDISGQAQSAAAIAYGFATINPNIQVKGVILNNVASPRHHASTEAAFKRIHIPVLGSIPRDPTLHLPARHLGLIQAEEHQNLELHLNHLADIAEKHIDIDAILELDTTLSMPAPSSYIALPPPSQRIAIARDISFSFIYPHILKGWQDQGASIHFFSPMNNEAPPKQCDSCWLPGGYPELYAEQLANADLFIKGLQSFALTHPVHGECGGYMVMGKTLTDKDGVTYPMAGLLSHSCSYEKRKIHLGYRRAFLNTPKQEVIHGHEFHYATVIDPGHDLPYATLTDGTGNPLGTEGGRRNLITGCFFHSIALQP
- the eat gene encoding ethanolamine permease; protein product: MSSNTALKQTLSGFHLWGIAVGLVISGSFFGWSYGWASAGTLGFLIVVLLIALMYCCFIFSLTELSTAIPHAGGPFAYALRAFGPTIGFFAGFATLIEFVFAPPAIAMAIGAYINVQFPYINTKLIACTAFLLFMGLNIIGVHIAATFELIVTLLAIFALILFMVIVAPTFSWDHFANNGWGGQNQFHFSTIEGMLAATPFAIWFFLAIEGASMAAEEAKDPQRTIPKALGAGIITVTVLALFIMLFAGGAKGDWRLLANINDPLPQAMKAVVGAQSIWLNILVWLGLFGLIASLHGIIMGYSRQIFSLARDGYLPIFLAKVNKYTHTPYIAILAGGFVGIGAIFSDSLIIIANQPLTASIMTVAAFGALLMYIISMASLFKLRHSEPNLHRPFKAILYPFAPLFAMIMSVLCLITMALYNLELAGCFVGFMGIGYLYFLATRSSRNKMNQ
- the cobM gene encoding precorrin-4 C(11)-methyltransferase, with product MTVHFIGAGPGAVDLLTLRGHKLLSECPICLYAGSIVPKEMLDFCPPDATLIDTAPLNLNQIEAEYVKAHQAGKDIARLHSGDLSVYSAVSEQIRRLIKHHIPYTLTPGVPAFAAAAALIEKELTIPEIAQSIVLTRISGRASSMPENEKLETFAKTGCTLVLHLAIHRLDEIVGRLAPFYGEDCPVIIAARVTWENEQILKGTLGTIIEQFNQQPVERTTLIMVGPALHDQQATESALYNVEYQRRFKIRS
- a CDS encoding ethanolamine ammonia-lyase subunit EutB; translation: MYKTILANQTWVFEDLKTVLAKASPLRSGDVLAGVAASCDEERAAAKMALADISLKTFLEDQLIPYEQDEVTRLIVDSHDKDKFQPISHLTVGDFRNWILDDTTTPEMITSASPAITPEMAAAVSKLMRNQDLIIAARKCHVVTKFRNTIGLPGHLSTRLQPNSPTDDLQEIAAGMLDGLLYGSGDAVIGINPASDSLPILGKINQMLDEVIQRFEIPTQSCVLTHVTNTIQLIEKNIPVDLVFQSIAGTEKANTSFGINLNILQESYDAALSLNRGTVGKNVMYFETGQGSCLSADAHHGIDQQTCEARAYAVARHYTPLLVNTVVGFIGPEYLYDGKQIIRAGLEDHFCGKLLGLPLGCDICYTNHAQTDQDDMDTLLTLLGAANIPFIISVPGADDIMLNYQSTSFHDALYLRRLFNLKHAPEFGEWLEKMHITDKMGQLQAANSNHPLLASLPAGE
- a CDS encoding cobalt-precorrin-5B (C(1))-methyltransferase, whose product is MNQENQPLRYGWSTGACATAAAKAAYLAIYNGFFLDCVEITLPSGKKVSFSLFKTQMIDKNCAIASVIKDAGDDPDVTHGAEIWVQIKRLGKGQGILFKAGKGVGTVTKPGLPLAVGEPAINPVPRQMIVSALSEVYDDPHVEVTVGVTNGEAIALKTMNPRLGILGGLSILGTTGIVVPFSCAAWIASIHRGIDVARAARLDHLIASTGNVSEVAAQKIYNLPDSALIEMGDFAGGVLKYIKTHSVKKLTLAGGVAKMTKLAQGHLDLHSKRSSVDIELLAEWVAQLGARQEMVEQVKNANTTAEVFSLCQEQIPLGDFIAQKALQITKQALDPVLIEIEILLFDRQGKAQGKAIG
- the eutC gene encoding ethanolamine ammonia-lyase subunit EutC is translated as MTLPDNWLFLKQFTKARIALGRNGVSLPTKETLNFSLSHAQARDAVHQPFNSNKIQDELQAMGLSTLTVHSCVKDREEYLRRPDLGRKLNQESIEKLEQAYQNPSDLIIIIGDGLSSYAVDRQAVGVIRALLPYLKKFNIQLGPIVLAHQARVALGDQIGTLLRAKSITMLIGERPGLSSADSLGIYMTWQPDNTRNDADRNCISNVRPEGLRHDLAAFKLAWLLEQSFIKQISGVRLKDESDNATLSDTIKPLYIT